One region of Bacillus pumilus genomic DNA includes:
- the rplS gene encoding 50S ribosomal protein L19: MQHLIEEITKEQLRTDLPAFRPGDTLRVHVKVVEGTRERIQIFEGVVIKRRGGGISETFTVRKISYGVGVERTFPVHTPKIANIEVVRHGKVRRAKLYYLRELRGKAARIKEIRR, translated from the coding sequence ATGCAACATTTGATTGAAGAAATCACAAAAGAACAATTACGCACTGATCTTCCTGCGTTCCGTCCTGGTGACACTTTACGTGTACACGTTAAAGTTGTCGAGGGTACTCGTGAGCGTATCCAGATCTTTGAAGGTGTTGTAATTAAGCGTCGTGGTGGTGGAATCAGCGAAACTTTCACAGTTCGTAAGATTTCTTACGGTGTAGGCGTTGAGCGTACATTCCCTGTACACACACCAAAAATCGCTAACATCGAAGTTGTACGTCACGGTAAGGTACGTCGTGCGAAACTTTACTACCTACGTGAACTTCGCGGTAAAGCGGCTCGTATCAAAGAAATCAGACGATAA
- the ftsY gene encoding signal recognition particle-docking protein FtsY, producing MSFFKKLKEKFTQQTDSVSEKFKDGLEKTRNSFQGRVNELISRYRKVDEDFFEELEEVLIGADVGFTTVMELIDELKKEVKLRNIQDPSEVQSVISEKLVEIYNSGEEQISALNIEDGRLNIILFVGVNGVGKTTTIGKLANKLKNDGKSVILAAGDTFRAGAIEQLEVWGERSGVPVVKQTAGSDPAAVIYDAVQSAKAKNADVLICDTAGRLQNKVNLMKELEKVKRVIEREVPDAPHEVLLALDATTGQNAMAQAKEFSKATNVTGIALTKLDGTAKGGIVLAIRNELNIPVKLVGLGEKVDDLQEFDAESYVYGLFSDVIDQED from the coding sequence ATGAGCTTTTTTAAGAAATTAAAAGAAAAATTTACGCAGCAAACCGATTCAGTATCAGAAAAGTTTAAGGATGGACTTGAAAAAACGAGAAACTCCTTTCAAGGAAGAGTAAATGAACTCATTTCACGCTACCGTAAAGTTGATGAAGACTTTTTTGAAGAATTAGAAGAAGTTCTGATCGGCGCGGATGTCGGTTTCACAACGGTGATGGAACTGATTGATGAGCTGAAAAAAGAAGTGAAACTAAGAAACATTCAAGACCCAAGTGAAGTACAATCGGTCATCTCTGAAAAACTGGTTGAAATCTACAATAGCGGAGAGGAACAAATCTCTGCGCTGAATATTGAAGACGGGCGATTAAATATCATTTTATTTGTCGGTGTCAATGGCGTTGGGAAAACAACGACGATCGGCAAACTTGCAAATAAGCTGAAAAATGATGGGAAATCCGTCATTTTGGCAGCAGGTGATACATTCCGTGCCGGTGCGATAGAGCAGCTTGAAGTATGGGGAGAGCGTTCAGGTGTCCCTGTTGTCAAACAGACGGCTGGCTCTGACCCAGCAGCGGTGATCTATGATGCCGTTCAATCAGCAAAAGCGAAAAATGCGGATGTCCTTATCTGTGATACAGCAGGAAGACTACAAAACAAAGTCAACTTGATGAAAGAACTGGAGAAGGTCAAGAGAGTCATTGAACGCGAGGTTCCAGATGCACCGCATGAAGTGCTGCTCGCTCTTGATGCAACAACGGGTCAAAATGCGATGGCACAAGCGAAAGAATTTTCTAAAGCGACGAATGTGACAGGAATTGCTTTAACAAAGCTTGACGGCACTGCAAAAGGCGGGATTGTCCTTGCAATTCGAAATGAGCTAAACATCCCCGTGAAGCTCGTCGGTTTAGGTGAAAAGGTAGACGATCTGCAAGAATTCGATGCAGAATCGTATGTGTATGGATTATTCTCAGACGTGATTGATCAAGAGGACTAA
- the rpsP gene encoding 30S ribosomal protein S16: protein MAVKIRLKRMGSKRSPFYRIVVADSRSPRDGRFIETVGTYNPVLSPAEVKINEELALKWLQNGAKPSDTVRNLFSSQGILEKFHNAKNSK from the coding sequence ATGGCAGTAAAAATTCGTTTAAAACGTATGGGATCAAAAAGATCTCCTTTCTATCGTATTGTAGTAGCAGATTCTCGTTCACCACGTGACGGTCGTTTCATCGAAACAGTTGGAACATACAATCCAGTGTTATCACCAGCTGAGGTGAAAATCAACGAAGAATTAGCTCTTAAATGGCTTCAAAATGGTGCGAAACCATCTGATACAGTTCGCAACCTTTTCTCAAGCCAAGGAATTCTTGAAAAATTTCATAATGCGAAAAACAGCAAATAA
- a CDS encoding ribonuclease HII yields the protein MYTVKQIKELIEKHSQDESYIHELVKDDKRKSVQKLIEKWHKEREKQQQLHVAWNEMLQFENNAKAQGYTCIAGIDEAGRGPLAGPVVAAAVILKEDTVLLGLNDSKQLSEKKRLAYYDLIQKEALDIGIGIVDAATIDEINIYEASRLAMVRAVEQLTHTPDYLLIDAMTLPLPIHQENIIKGDAKSASIAAGACIAKVTRDQMMEEYGRKYPEYQFEKHKGYGTKEHLAAIQTHGAAPIHRLSFAPVKSVIS from the coding sequence ATGTACACAGTGAAACAAATAAAAGAACTGATAGAAAAGCATTCGCAAGACGAGTCATACATTCATGAGCTTGTAAAAGATGATAAGAGAAAAAGTGTCCAAAAACTGATAGAGAAGTGGCACAAAGAGAGAGAAAAGCAGCAGCAACTTCATGTAGCATGGAATGAGATGCTGCAATTTGAAAACAATGCTAAGGCGCAGGGATACACATGTATTGCTGGAATAGATGAAGCAGGAAGAGGACCGCTGGCAGGCCCCGTTGTAGCAGCAGCTGTCATATTAAAGGAAGATACAGTCCTGCTCGGTTTAAACGACTCAAAGCAATTATCTGAGAAAAAAAGATTGGCATATTATGACCTGATCCAAAAAGAAGCACTTGATATCGGTATCGGCATTGTTGATGCGGCTACGATTGATGAAATCAATATTTACGAGGCATCAAGACTGGCGATGGTGAGAGCGGTGGAGCAGTTAACTCATACACCTGATTATCTACTCATAGATGCCATGACGCTCCCACTTCCTATTCACCAGGAGAATATCATCAAAGGAGATGCAAAAAGTGCATCCATCGCAGCAGGTGCATGTATTGCAAAGGTGACAAGAGATCAGATGATGGAAGAATACGGGCGTAAGTACCCTGAGTATCAATTTGAAAAACATAAAGGGTACGGAACAAAAGAGCATTTGGCTGCCATTCAAACACATGGAGCTGCCCCAATCCATCGATTATCGTTTGCACCAGTGAAATCCGTTATCTCATAA
- the ylqF gene encoding ribosome biogenesis GTPase YlqF produces MTIQWFPGHMAKARREVTEKLKLIDIVFELTDARIPMSSRNPMIEEILQNKPKIMLLNKADKADPRVTKEWQAHFEQQGVRSLAINSVDGQGLNQIITTSKEILKEKFDRMKAKGVKPRAIRALIIGIPNVGKSTLINRLAKKNIAKTGDRPGITTSQQWVKVGKELELLDTPGILWPKFEDEKVGLRLAVTGAIKDSIINLQDVAVYGLRFLEENYPERLKKRYDLTEIPEDTAELFDAIGTKRGCLMSGGLINYDKTTEIIIRDIRTEKFGPLTFEKPES; encoded by the coding sequence ATGACGATTCAATGGTTTCCAGGCCATATGGCAAAAGCAAGACGTGAAGTCACAGAAAAATTAAAGCTCATCGACATCGTATTTGAATTAACTGATGCTAGAATTCCGATGTCCTCTAGAAACCCAATGATCGAAGAAATCCTTCAGAATAAACCCAAAATCATGCTATTAAACAAAGCAGATAAAGCGGATCCTCGTGTGACAAAGGAGTGGCAGGCGCACTTTGAGCAGCAAGGCGTTCGGTCACTTGCTATTAACTCTGTCGATGGACAAGGGTTAAATCAGATCATCACAACTTCAAAAGAAATCTTAAAAGAAAAATTCGACCGCATGAAAGCAAAAGGTGTTAAACCACGTGCAATCCGGGCGCTGATTATCGGGATTCCCAACGTCGGGAAATCGACCTTAATCAATCGTTTAGCGAAAAAGAACATTGCCAAAACAGGAGACCGTCCTGGTATTACCACCTCACAGCAATGGGTGAAGGTAGGGAAAGAATTGGAACTGCTCGATACACCTGGAATCCTCTGGCCGAAGTTTGAAGATGAGAAAGTAGGACTTAGGCTAGCGGTAACTGGAGCGATCAAAGATTCTATCATCAACTTACAGGATGTCGCTGTATATGGACTTCGCTTTCTAGAAGAAAACTATCCAGAGAGATTAAAAAAACGCTATGACCTAACGGAGATCCCTGAAGATACGGCTGAGCTGTTTGATGCAATAGGTACAAAGCGCGGCTGTCTCATGAGCGGTGGATTGATTAATTACGACAAAACCACCGAAATCATTATTCGGGATATTCGAACAGAAAAATTTGGTCCCCTCACTTTTGAGAAGCCTGAAAGCTAA
- the trmD gene encoding tRNA (guanosine(37)-N1)-methyltransferase TrmD has protein sequence MKIDFLTLFPEMFEGVLHSSILKKAQEKEAVSFNVVNFREYSDHKHKTVDDYPYGGGAGMVLKAQPVFDAVEDLTKKASKKPRIILVCPQGERYTQKKAEELAKEEHLMFICGHYEGYDERIREHLVTDEISIGDFVLTGGELPAMMIADSVVRLLPHVLGKEASHIEDSFSTGLLEHPHYTRPADYKGLKVPEVLLSGNHAKIEEWRRKESLKRTYTRRPDLIDSCKTLTDEEKRWLWQLHND, from the coding sequence ATGAAAATCGACTTCTTAACACTTTTTCCTGAAATGTTCGAAGGTGTGCTCCACTCATCGATCTTAAAAAAGGCACAGGAGAAAGAAGCTGTCTCATTCAATGTTGTCAATTTTAGAGAGTATTCAGATCATAAGCACAAAACAGTAGATGATTACCCATATGGCGGCGGTGCTGGTATGGTACTGAAAGCACAGCCCGTATTCGATGCGGTAGAAGATTTAACGAAGAAAGCAAGCAAGAAGCCCCGAATTATTCTTGTCTGTCCTCAAGGAGAAAGATATACACAAAAGAAGGCAGAGGAACTTGCAAAAGAAGAACACCTTATGTTCATTTGCGGCCATTATGAAGGCTACGATGAGCGCATCAGGGAGCATCTTGTCACAGATGAAATCTCAATCGGAGATTTCGTTCTCACAGGCGGAGAGCTGCCAGCGATGATGATTGCAGACAGTGTGGTCAGGCTTTTGCCTCATGTGCTTGGAAAAGAAGCGTCTCACATTGAAGATTCATTTAGTACAGGTTTGCTAGAGCATCCTCACTATACAAGGCCAGCCGATTATAAAGGACTAAAAGTGCCGGAAGTGCTCCTCTCTGGAAATCATGCCAAAATTGAAGAGTGGCGGCGCAAAGAATCCTTGAAGCGAACCTATACAAGAAGGCCAGATTTGATCGATTCATGCAAAACGTTAACAGATGAAGAAAAAAGATGGCTTTGGCAGCTTCATAATGACTAG
- the ffh gene encoding signal recognition particle protein has protein sequence MAFEGLADRLQQTISKIRGKGKVSEQDVKEMMREVRLALLEADVNFKVVKDFVKKVSERAVGQEVMKSLTPGQQVIKVVKEELTELMGGEESKIAVAKKSPTVIMMVGLQGAGKTTTTGKLANLLRKKHNRQPMMVAADIYRPAAIQQLQTLGKQLDMPVFSLGDQVSPVEIAKQAIEKAKEEHHDYVILDTAGRLHIDEELMDELQKVKEVASPEEIFLVVDSMTGQDAVNVAKSFNEQLGLTGVVLTKLDGDTRGGAALSIRAVTNTPIKFAALGEKLDAIEPFHPERMASRILGMGDVLTLIEKAQANVDQDKAKELEQKMRTMSFTLDDFLEQLGQVRNMGPLDELIQMMPGAGKMKGLKNVQVDEKQLNHIEAIIKSMTTEEKEQPEVINASRRKRIAKGSGTSVQEVNRLLKQFDEMKKMMKQMTNMSKGKKKGFKLPFM, from the coding sequence ATGGCATTTGAAGGATTAGCCGACCGACTGCAGCAGACGATTTCAAAAATCCGCGGCAAAGGAAAAGTGTCAGAACAAGATGTAAAAGAAATGATGCGCGAGGTACGCCTTGCCCTTCTTGAAGCTGACGTCAATTTTAAAGTAGTCAAAGACTTTGTGAAAAAAGTAAGTGAGCGGGCAGTTGGACAAGAGGTCATGAAAAGCCTTACCCCTGGACAACAGGTCATTAAAGTTGTAAAAGAAGAACTCACTGAATTAATGGGCGGAGAAGAGAGTAAAATCGCTGTAGCGAAAAAATCTCCGACCGTCATTATGATGGTTGGTCTTCAAGGGGCAGGTAAAACCACCACAACTGGGAAGCTTGCCAATTTACTTCGCAAAAAACATAATCGCCAGCCGATGATGGTGGCTGCAGATATTTACAGACCAGCAGCGATCCAGCAGCTTCAAACGCTGGGGAAACAGCTTGATATGCCTGTGTTTTCATTAGGTGATCAAGTCAGTCCTGTCGAGATTGCCAAACAGGCAATTGAAAAAGCGAAAGAAGAACACCATGATTATGTCATTTTAGATACAGCAGGACGCCTTCATATTGATGAAGAATTGATGGATGAACTTCAGAAAGTAAAAGAAGTAGCGAGTCCAGAAGAAATTTTCCTTGTTGTTGACTCTATGACAGGTCAAGATGCTGTTAATGTAGCGAAAAGCTTTAATGAACAGCTTGGTTTAACAGGTGTCGTTCTAACGAAACTAGACGGGGATACACGAGGCGGTGCAGCACTTTCCATTCGAGCTGTCACCAATACGCCGATTAAATTCGCCGCGCTAGGTGAAAAGCTTGACGCGATTGAACCATTCCACCCAGAACGGATGGCTTCAAGAATTCTTGGCATGGGAGATGTGCTTACACTGATTGAAAAAGCACAGGCAAACGTGGACCAAGATAAAGCGAAAGAGCTTGAACAAAAAATGCGGACCATGAGCTTTACACTCGATGATTTCCTCGAGCAGCTTGGCCAAGTTCGTAACATGGGTCCACTTGATGAATTGATCCAAATGATGCCGGGAGCCGGTAAAATGAAAGGGCTCAAAAACGTCCAAGTAGACGAAAAGCAGCTCAATCACATCGAAGCGATCATAAAATCAATGACGACCGAGGAAAAAGAACAGCCAGAGGTCATCAATGCAAGCCGAAGAAAACGGATTGCAAAAGGAAGCGGAACATCTGTACAGGAAGTCAATCGCCTTTTAAAGCAATTTGACGAAATGAAAAAGATGATGAAGCAAATGACCAACATGTCCAAAGGAAAGAAAAAAGGCTTTAAATTACCATTTATGTAA
- the rimM gene encoding ribosome maturation factor RimM (Essential for efficient processing of 16S rRNA): MVQEWLNVGKIVNTHGVRGEVRVVSKTDFPEERYKKGSVLYIFKQGQGEPLKVTVASHRQHKQFDLLTFEEISSLNEAELLKESILKVEKEHLGSLDEGEFYFHQIIGCEVYDEEDQLVGQIKEILTPGANDVWVVGRKGKKDALIPYIPSVVKKIDIASKTIHIEVMEGLIDE; encoded by the coding sequence ATGGTACAAGAATGGTTGAATGTTGGAAAGATTGTCAATACACACGGAGTGCGCGGAGAAGTACGCGTCGTGTCAAAGACAGATTTCCCAGAAGAACGTTACAAAAAAGGAAGCGTCCTCTATATTTTTAAGCAAGGTCAAGGGGAGCCGCTAAAAGTCACTGTCGCATCACATAGGCAACACAAACAGTTTGATTTGCTCACATTTGAAGAAATTAGCTCATTAAATGAAGCAGAGCTATTGAAAGAATCAATCTTAAAAGTAGAAAAAGAACATCTCGGCTCTTTAGATGAAGGAGAGTTTTATTTCCACCAAATCATTGGCTGTGAAGTATACGATGAAGAGGATCAGCTTGTCGGCCAAATCAAAGAGATTTTAACACCAGGGGCAAATGATGTCTGGGTGGTCGGAAGAAAAGGCAAAAAAGATGCCCTAATTCCTTATATCCCATCTGTCGTCAAAAAGATCGATATCGCATCCAAAACCATACACATTGAAGTGATGGAAGGACTCATTGACGAATGA
- a CDS encoding KH domain-containing protein, which produces MNELSLEELIVSIVEPLVDFPEDIHVSSLEKDEQVIYTLSVNAEDTGKVIGKQGRTAKAIRTVMFAASAESSKKVQLEIAD; this is translated from the coding sequence ATGAATGAGCTGTCCTTGGAAGAATTGATTGTATCCATCGTCGAGCCACTTGTTGATTTCCCTGAAGATATTCACGTATCTTCATTAGAAAAAGATGAGCAAGTGATTTACACACTGTCTGTCAATGCTGAAGATACCGGAAAGGTGATCGGAAAGCAGGGACGTACAGCGAAAGCGATACGAACAGTCATGTTTGCAGCAAGTGCAGAGTCTTCTAAGAAAGTTCAACTTGAGATTGCTGACTAA
- a CDS encoding YlqD family protein yields MQIIQHVTVMQVLTESSKDKLLTTFLEKKERLERECNQLYFQLKKHEKEPHQQEAIPQFQKAIDKRQEKIQQIDFQVEQLHILPLGSEMKETEVDALVEVNIGDKWDDKMQDNVIVVKDGTIVEIRQG; encoded by the coding sequence ATGCAGATCATTCAACATGTCACCGTCATGCAAGTATTAACTGAAAGCAGTAAGGACAAACTGTTAACGACTTTTTTGGAGAAAAAAGAAAGACTAGAACGTGAATGCAATCAACTATATTTTCAACTGAAAAAACATGAAAAAGAACCACATCAGCAAGAAGCCATCCCTCAATTCCAAAAAGCCATCGATAAACGGCAGGAGAAAATCCAGCAAATTGACTTTCAAGTAGAGCAGCTGCATATTTTGCCGCTTGGAAGTGAAATGAAAGAGACAGAAGTGGATGCGCTGGTTGAAGTGAACATAGGTGATAAATGGGATGACAAGATGCAAGACAATGTCATCGTCGTGAAAGACGGCACCATTGTGGAAATACGTCAGGGGTGA
- a CDS encoding putative DNA-binding protein: MTLEKTTRMNYLFDFYQSLLTAKQKSYMSLYYLDDFSLGEIADEYEVSRQAVYDNIKRTEAMLEQYEEKLLLFKKFKERKELLKKMSELVADSAQMEEAEALIESLEKLD, translated from the coding sequence ATGACGCTTGAAAAAACAACGAGAATGAACTACTTGTTTGACTTCTATCAATCGTTGTTAACCGCAAAGCAAAAGAGCTACATGTCGCTTTACTACCTAGACGATTTTTCCCTCGGTGAAATTGCGGATGAATATGAAGTATCAAGACAGGCTGTTTATGATAATATTAAACGGACTGAAGCGATGCTTGAACAATATGAAGAAAAGCTGCTCTTGTTTAAGAAATTTAAAGAGCGTAAAGAACTTCTCAAAAAAATGAGTGAGCTCGTAGCAGATTCCGCTCAGATGGAAGAAGCAGAAGCTTTAATTGAATCGCTTGAGAAATTAGATTAG
- the smc gene encoding chromosome segregation protein SMC produces the protein MFLKRLDVIGFKSFAQRVTVDFVKGVTAVVGPNGSGKSNITDAIRWVLGEQSAKSLRGGKMEDIIFAGSDSRKRVNLAEVTLTLDNEDHFLPIDFHEVSVTRRVYRSGESEFLINNQSVRLKDIIELFMDSGLGKEAFSIISQGKVEEILSSKAEERRSIFEEAAGVLKYKTRKKKAENKLFETQDNLNRVEDILHELEDQVEPLRMQASIAKDYLQKKEELENVEIALTVHDIEALHEKWTTLGEAVERFKQDEMKQSTDIQAKEAKIEESRDRIQALDESINDLQEVLLFTSEELEKLEGKKEVLKERKKNAAANQGQLEETLIRLTEKQAQLIEKIQQQKIARDSLQKEVQQLKDEVKTKQHQLSLHTEDVEGQIEQLKSDYFDLLNEQASIRNERKLLEEQQRQAAMQLDRLTQNNQKHIEERVSVKEKKTEAEQQLSAIEEDILAQVKRFREAEQKLEQMKRQYEKKETALYQAYQYVQQAKSKKEMLESMQEDFSGFFQGVKEVLKAKERLGGIHGAIAELIQTDQQHETAIEIALGAATQHVVTENEAAARQAIAYLKQHSFGRATFLPMNVIKERTIQHRDVQTAEQHAAFIGVASHLVSFEEKYQKVIQNLLGTVLIVRDLKGANELAKMLGHRYRIVTLDGDVVNPGGSMTGGGVKKKNNSLLSRNREIETLTKQLVKMEEKTTILEKETKETKQLIAANESQLNELRQRGETLREQQQELKGKLYELQVAEKNINAHLELYDQEKEELQLRSTELTDKDKKQAALEVSIGEKLTTLDQEINTLTKRKQTQSSTKETISAELTELKISLAKKEQSLANEQEKLSSLMAELEEAEQTLTETKEDLSLLTSEMTSSSSGAEQLEEAAKEKLENKNKTTALISERRKQRLALSETLEFAERELKEQKRLYKQLTTSLKDEEIKLGRMEVELDNLIAYLNEEYALSFEGAKEMYHLTLSPDEARKRVKLIKLAIEELGTVNLGSIDEYERVNERYLFLTEQRNDLTEAKNTLFQVIEEMDQEMTKRFSETFSQIRGHFESVFQALFGGGKADLKLTDPNDLLNSGVDIVAQPPGKKLQNLSLLSGGERALTAIALLFSILKVRPVPFCVLDEVEAALDEANVFRFAQYLKKYSEETQFIVITHRKGTMEEADVLYGVTMQESGVSKLVSVKLEETKELVQ, from the coding sequence ATGTTCCTCAAACGTTTAGACGTGATAGGATTCAAATCTTTTGCACAGCGAGTGACCGTGGACTTTGTCAAAGGGGTCACCGCTGTTGTTGGACCAAACGGAAGCGGCAAAAGTAATATTACCGATGCCATCCGCTGGGTACTTGGAGAACAATCAGCGAAAAGCCTCCGCGGAGGAAAAATGGAAGACATCATTTTTGCAGGAAGCGACTCAAGAAAAAGAGTCAATCTAGCAGAAGTGACTTTAACGTTAGATAACGAAGATCACTTTTTACCGATCGATTTTCACGAAGTCAGTGTGACAAGAAGAGTCTATCGTTCAGGAGAAAGTGAATTTCTCATAAACAATCAATCTGTCCGCTTAAAAGATATTATTGAACTTTTCATGGATTCAGGTCTTGGAAAGGAAGCTTTTTCGATCATCAGCCAAGGAAAGGTAGAGGAAATTCTATCTAGTAAGGCAGAAGAGAGAAGAAGCATCTTTGAAGAAGCGGCTGGTGTTTTGAAATATAAAACAAGAAAGAAAAAAGCCGAGAATAAACTGTTTGAAACGCAGGACAACTTAAACCGAGTAGAAGATATTCTGCATGAACTAGAAGATCAAGTAGAACCATTAAGAATGCAGGCATCTATTGCAAAGGACTATTTGCAAAAAAAAGAAGAGCTTGAAAATGTCGAAATCGCCTTAACTGTCCATGACATCGAAGCACTTCATGAAAAATGGACAACACTTGGTGAAGCTGTCGAGCGGTTCAAACAAGATGAAATGAAGCAATCCACAGATATTCAAGCAAAAGAAGCTAAAATTGAAGAGTCAAGAGACCGCATTCAAGCACTTGACGAATCAATTAATGACCTGCAAGAAGTTCTTCTTTTCACAAGTGAGGAATTAGAAAAGCTTGAAGGTAAAAAAGAAGTACTAAAAGAACGGAAGAAAAATGCAGCCGCAAACCAAGGGCAGCTAGAAGAAACGCTCATTCGCTTAACTGAAAAGCAGGCGCAGCTAATCGAAAAGATTCAGCAGCAGAAAATCGCGCGGGACAGCCTTCAAAAAGAAGTGCAGCAGCTAAAAGATGAAGTGAAAACAAAGCAGCATCAACTGTCGCTTCATACTGAAGATGTGGAAGGTCAAATTGAACAGCTGAAAAGCGATTATTTTGATCTGCTCAATGAACAGGCTTCCATCCGCAACGAACGCAAATTATTAGAAGAACAGCAGCGCCAAGCGGCCATGCAGCTAGATCGGCTCACGCAAAACAACCAAAAACACATTGAAGAACGTGTGTCTGTCAAAGAGAAGAAAACAGAGGCTGAGCAGCAGCTTTCAGCCATAGAAGAAGACATTCTGGCTCAGGTCAAGCGTTTTAGAGAAGCGGAACAAAAGCTTGAGCAAATGAAACGTCAATACGAGAAAAAAGAAACGGCTCTTTACCAAGCCTATCAATATGTGCAGCAGGCAAAGTCAAAAAAAGAGATGCTAGAATCCATGCAGGAAGACTTCTCAGGCTTTTTCCAAGGAGTAAAAGAGGTCTTAAAGGCAAAAGAACGGTTAGGCGGTATTCACGGTGCCATTGCAGAGCTGATTCAAACAGATCAGCAGCATGAGACAGCGATTGAAATCGCGCTAGGCGCAGCAACGCAGCACGTCGTCACAGAAAACGAAGCCGCAGCGCGACAAGCAATTGCATACTTAAAGCAGCACTCCTTTGGACGAGCAACCTTCCTGCCAATGAATGTGATCAAAGAAAGAACCATTCAGCATAGAGACGTCCAAACAGCCGAGCAGCACGCTGCATTTATCGGTGTAGCAAGTCACCTTGTTTCCTTTGAAGAAAAGTATCAAAAGGTCATACAGAACTTGCTTGGAACGGTTCTGATCGTTAGAGACTTAAAAGGCGCCAATGAACTGGCAAAAATGCTTGGTCATCGTTATCGCATCGTGACCCTTGATGGAGATGTTGTGAACCCCGGCGGTTCAATGACTGGTGGCGGTGTAAAGAAAAAGAACAACTCCCTTCTTTCAAGAAACCGAGAGATCGAAACATTAACAAAGCAGCTTGTTAAAATGGAAGAAAAAACGACGATCCTTGAAAAGGAAACAAAAGAAACGAAGCAATTGATTGCAGCAAACGAAAGTCAATTAAACGAACTGCGTCAGCGGGGAGAAACGCTTCGAGAACAGCAGCAAGAGCTCAAAGGGAAGCTATACGAACTGCAAGTAGCAGAAAAAAATATTAATGCCCACCTTGAACTCTATGACCAAGAAAAAGAAGAATTGCAGCTGCGTTCTACTGAACTTACAGATAAGGACAAAAAGCAGGCAGCTCTTGAAGTTTCTATAGGGGAGAAATTGACCACCCTTGATCAAGAGATCAATACATTAACAAAGCGTAAGCAGACCCAAAGCTCAACGAAAGAAACCATTTCTGCCGAATTAACAGAGCTGAAAATCTCGCTTGCCAAAAAAGAGCAGTCCTTAGCGAATGAACAAGAAAAGCTTTCGAGCTTAATGGCCGAATTAGAAGAGGCTGAACAAACGCTGACGGAAACAAAAGAAGATCTGTCACTCTTAACAAGTGAAATGACATCTAGCTCAAGCGGAGCAGAACAGCTGGAAGAAGCGGCGAAAGAGAAGCTGGAAAATAAAAACAAAACAACCGCGCTCATTTCAGAGCGGCGCAAACAGCGTCTTGCTCTTTCTGAAACGTTAGAATTTGCTGAACGTGAACTGAAAGAACAAAAACGCCTTTACAAGCAGCTCACCACAAGCTTAAAAGATGAAGAAATTAAGCTTGGCCGTATGGAAGTTGAGCTCGACAACCTCATCGCTTATTTGAACGAAGAGTATGCTCTTTCGTTTGAAGGGGCAAAAGAGATGTATCATCTAACGTTATCGCCAGATGAAGCAAGAAAACGAGTGAAGCTGATCAAATTAGCCATTGAAGAGCTAGGAACAGTGAACTTAGGCAGCATTGATGAGTATGAACGAGTAAATGAACGCTACCTTTTCTTAACAGAACAGCGAAATGATCTGACAGAAGCGAAAAATACATTATTCCAAGTGATCGAAGAAATGGATCAAGAGATGACAAAGCGCTTCTCTGAAACATTCTCGCAAATTCGGGGGCATTTTGAATCAGTTTTCCAAGCATTATTTGGCGGCGGGAAAGCAGATCTTAAGCTGACAGATCCAAACGATTTACTAAACTCTGGCGTTGATATTGTCGCGCAGCCGCCAGGGAAAAAGCTGCAAAACTTAAGCCTTCTTTCAGGCGGTGAGAGAGCATTGACAGCGATCGCTTTACTATTCTCTATTTTAAAAGTCAGACCTGTTCCATTCTGCGTGTTAGATGAGGTAGAAGCGGCGCTTGATGAAGCCAATGTTTTCCGCTTTGCACAATATTTAAAAAAATACAGCGAAGAAACACAATTCATAGTCATTACGCACCGCAAAGGAACAATGGAAGAAGCAGATGTGCTCTACGGTGTTACGATGCAGGAGTCAGGTGTTTCTAAGCTTGTATCTGTCAAACTAGAAGAAACGAAAGAGCTTGTCCAGTAA